A segment of the Micromonospora sediminicola genome:
CAGGTTGGCCACCTGCCGCAGGTTGGGGCTGCTGGAGATCTCGTCGACACCGGGGACGGCGCTGTCCACGGTGGCCGGGGCCGCCCGGGGGACCTCCTGCGCGCTGCTCGGCGGCGCGGCGATCACGCCGGCGAGCAGCAGGCCGGCGGCGGCGAGACCGACGATACGGGTACGGGACGTGCGGATGCTGATCATCGGCAACACCCTTCGAAAGGGGGATGATGATTCGCCACACCTTACCGACTTACGACGTCCATCAATGTGATCCCGGTCACATCCGGGAACTTTCGTCTATGGATAGGATCGCTGTCACCTCGACCGGAGGGAGGGTTGTATGACCGGCCGGCAGGCACGCGTGTGGTGGGCCGTCACAGCGCTCGCAGCGCTCCTGGTGATCGGCGGGCTGGCCCTGACCGGGCGCGGCGACACCCGCCCGGCGGCGACCCGGCCGAGCCCGGCCGGCGCCGTCCCGAGCCCGACGGGCGAGTTCTCCGCCCCGCCCGTGCTGGTCCCCGGCCGCCCGGGCGAGTCGGCGGCCACCCGCCCCGCCGCCGAGGTCCGCGACGCCGCCCCGCCGCGGTGGAACGGCCTGGACGTCTGGTACGTGCGGATGATGATCCCGCACCACGAGCAGGCGCTGGAGATGGCGAAGCTCGCCCCCGACCGGGCCGCCGACCCCCGGGTGCGGGCCGTCGCCGACCGGATCCGGGCCGCCCAGGGGCCTGAGGTCGGCGTGCTGCGCGCCTGGCTGAGCACCCGTGACCTGCCGGCCGAGGTGGCCGGCCACGACCACGCCACCATGCGCGGGATGCAGTCCGCCGAGGCCATGCGGCAGCTCGCGGACGCCCGGGGCGCGGCGTTCGACACGTTGTTCGTGCGGATGATGACCGCCCATCACCAGGGCGCGGTGGTGATGTCCACCGATCTGCTCAAGGTGGGCGCCGACCAGGTCATGCAGGAGTTCGCCAACGCCGTCGCGGTCGAGCAGTCCGCCGAGATCACCCGCATGCGCACCCTCCTCCCGTCCTGACCCACCCCACCCACCCCGCCGAACCCGTCGATCATGAAGTTGGCGGCGACAAATCGGACGGTGGAGGTAGTCAACTTCATGATCGACGGCGTACTTCCGGAGGGCGACCGGGCGTCGGTACTCTCACCGCTCATGATCAGTCTGCCCGGGAGGTGGCGGAAGCGCGACGGGGCGCAGCCTGCGGCGGCGCCGTGGGTGGGGCTCGCCGTCGGGATCGGGAGCGAGCTGCTGCCGTCCGCCACGGCCGACCTTCTCGCGCACCTCCGTCGTACGGTTCCTGCCGTGCCTGTCACGCCCGACGAGGGCACTCGGATCCGGGCCGTGGTCGGGTCCCGGTCCGACGCCGACCTGGTGGCCGCCGGGCTCCGTGACTGGGCGGCCGGGGCCGAGGACGGGTGGACGTTGACCGTGACGGGTTCTGGTCTTCCGGCGGGCGAGTGGACCCGGTTCTCCCAGCTGCGCGGCAGCTTCGCCGCCGAGAACCTGGCCTGGGCCGTGTCGGAGGCGGCCGGCGTCGGCGGCTGACGCGGTGGGCATCGACGCGCACGCCACCCCGTACGCTGGGTGACCGTGGACCGCCTGATCCTCGGCCGCCCGCTGCGCGGTGTCGCCTTCGACGCCGCCGTCTCCGGGCTGGTCGTCCTCGTCGCCGTGCTGGGCCTGCTGGCCGAGCAGGGCGGCCTGCCGGCGTTCGCGGTCGGCGTGGCGATGGCGGCGGTGCTGTTCTTCCGGCGGACCCACCCGTCCCTGGTCGCCGTGGCGGTGGCCGCGCTCGCGCTGGCCCAGGTGGTCGTCGGCTGGGGGCCGCTCGGCTACGACATCGGCGTGCTGATTGCCCTCTACAGCGTGGTCAAGTACGCCGACCGGGCGCGCGACGGCATCCTGGCCGGGATCGGCGCGGCGATCGGCGTGCTGCTCTCCGCGCTCTCCTGGCCCGGGCCGGCGCCCTGGTGGGCGGGGGCGCTCTACTACGGCCTGGTCACCGGCGCGGTCTGGCTGGTCGGGCTGAACGTGCGGACCCGCCGGCTCTACGTGCTCAGCCTGGAGGAGCGGGCCGCGACGCTGGAGCGGGAGCGGGAGGCGGAGTCCCGGGCGGCGGTGGCCGAGGAGCGCACCCGCATCGCCCGGGAGCTGCACGACGTGGTGGCGCACAGCATGGCCGTGATGATCGTGCAGGCCGACGGCGTGCGGTTCACCCTGGACCGGGACCCGGCGACCGCGCGGGAGGCGGCGAAGGTGGTGGCGGACACCGGCCGGCAGGCGCTGGAGGAGATGCGGCGGCTGGTCGGGGTGCTGCGCGAGCCGAGCCGCCCGGAGCCGCCCCCGGTGACCGACGAGCCGGCCGCCGAGCCGGCGCACCGCCGTCCCGCGCTGGTGGAGTTGCCCGCGTTGCTCGACCGGTTCCGTGCCGCCGGGTTGCGGATCGCCTGCGCCGGCGCCGGCACCCCGGTGGCGCTGCCGCCGGGCCTGGAGCTGACCGTCTACCGGGTGGTGCAGGAGAGCCTGACCAACGCGCTCAAGCACGCCGGCGTGGGGGCGTCGGTCGAGCTGACGCTCGACTGGGACGCCGACGCCGTCGTGGTCCGGGCCGTCGACGACGGGCGCGGCCGTCCGGTGGTGCGGCCGGCGCCGTCCGGCGGGCACGGCCTGGTCGGCATGCGGGAACGGGTCGGGGTGTACGACGGCAGCCTCGCCGCCGGACCGACGCTGGCCGGGGGTTGGCGGGTGGAGGCGCGACTGCCGCTGCCCGCGCCGGCCGGCACCGAGGAAGGGAGCGCGGCGGCGTGACCGTGCGGGTGATGATCGTCGACGACCAGGCGCTGGTCCGCGCCGGATTCCGGATGGTGCTCGACTCCCAACCCGACCTGGCCGTGGTCGGTGAGGCGATCGACGGCGCGGACGCGCTGCGGGTCCTGGAGCGGGTCGAGGCCGACGTGGTGGTGATGGACCTGCGGATGCCCACCATGGACGGGGTGGAGGCGACCCGGCGGATCTGCGCCCGTTCCACCGGCGGGCGTCCCCGGGTGCTGGTGCTCACCACGTTCGACACCGAGGCCGACGCCTTCGCCGCGCTGCGCGCCGGGGCGAGCGGCTTCCTGCTCAAGAACGTGCCGCCGGAGGACCTGCTCGCCGCGATCCGGGTGGTCGCCGAGGGTGACTCGGTGGTCGCCCCGTCGATCACCCGGCGACTGCTCGACCGCTTCGCCGGCCAGCTCGGCCCCGCTCCGGTCCAGGACCCGCGACTGGCCCAGCTGACCGAGCGGGAGCGGGAGGTGCTGCTGCTCGTCGCGCAGGGGCTGTCCAACGCGGAGATCGCCGGGCGGGTGCACGTCGCGGAGGCGACGGTGAAGACGCACGTGGGCCGGATCCTGGCCAAACTCCAGCTCCGCGACCGGGTCCAGGCCGTGGTGCTGGCGTACGAGAGCGGGCTGGTCACACCCGGCGGATGACCCGGCGTACGCCTCGGGTCGTACGGGTCCGCCGGTCGGGGGCGACCGGGGGAGTACCGAGGTCGCGCGCGCAGGTGGAGATGGCCGCCCGGGTGCCGGCCATAGCGTCGGAAGGGTCAGCAGACCGTCTCCGACAGGAGCACCACGTTGTCCGCAACCCCGACCACCGGCGTCGCCGTCGCCGCCCGTGCGCTGCACATGGAGTACGGCGCCGGGCCGAACCGGGTCGTCGCCCTCGACGGCGTCGACCTCGACCTGGGCGCCGCCCGGTTCACCGCCGTGATGGGTCCCTCCGGCTCCGGCAAGTCCACCCTGCTGCACTGCCTCGCCGGCCTGGACCGGCCGTCGGCCGGCACCGTCCGCATCGGCGAGGCCGACCTGGCCCGCCTCGACGACCGTCGGTTGACCCGGCTGCGCCGGGACCGGATCGGCTTCGTCTTCCAGAGGTTCAACCTGCTGCCCACGCTCACCGCGCGGGAGAACATCGTCCTCCCGTTGGCCATCGCCGGCCGGCGACCCGATCCGGCCTGGTTGCGGCAGGTGGTGGCCGCCGTCGGCCTGACCGACCGGCTCGACCACCGGCCGGCGGAACTCAGCGGCGGGCAGCAGCAGCGCGTCGCGGTGGCCCGCGCCCTGGTCACCCGGCCGTGGGTCGTCTTCGCCGACGAGCCGACCGGCAACCTGGACTCCCGTTCCGGCGCCGAGGTGCTGCGGCTGCTGCGCGAGGCCGTGGACGCCCTCGGTCAGACCGTCGTCATGGTCACCCACGACCCGGCCGCCGCCGCGTACGCCGACCGGGTGGTCTTCCTGGCCGACGGCCGGCTCGTCGACGACGTGCACGCCCCGACCACCGCCCGGGTCCGCGAGGCGCTGAGCCGGCTCGAACCGGCCGCGACGCCGGTGGGGCGGTGACCGGGATGCTGCGCCTGACCCTGCGCCAGATCCGCGCCGACGGCCTGCGGCTGCTGCTGTCGTCGCTGGCGGTCGTGCTCGGCGTCGCCTTCGTCGCCGGCACCCTGATGGTCACCGACGGCATGCGGGCCGGGGCG
Coding sequences within it:
- a CDS encoding DUF305 domain-containing protein: MTGRQARVWWAVTALAALLVIGGLALTGRGDTRPAATRPSPAGAVPSPTGEFSAPPVLVPGRPGESAATRPAAEVRDAAPPRWNGLDVWYVRMMIPHHEQALEMAKLAPDRAADPRVRAVADRIRAAQGPEVGVLRAWLSTRDLPAEVAGHDHATMRGMQSAEAMRQLADARGAAFDTLFVRMMTAHHQGAVVMSTDLLKVGADQVMQEFANAVAVEQSAEITRMRTLLPS
- a CDS encoding sensor histidine kinase, yielding MTVDRLILGRPLRGVAFDAAVSGLVVLVAVLGLLAEQGGLPAFAVGVAMAAVLFFRRTHPSLVAVAVAALALAQVVVGWGPLGYDIGVLIALYSVVKYADRARDGILAGIGAAIGVLLSALSWPGPAPWWAGALYYGLVTGAVWLVGLNVRTRRLYVLSLEERAATLEREREAESRAAVAEERTRIARELHDVVAHSMAVMIVQADGVRFTLDRDPATAREAAKVVADTGRQALEEMRRLVGVLREPSRPEPPPVTDEPAAEPAHRRPALVELPALLDRFRAAGLRIACAGAGTPVALPPGLELTVYRVVQESLTNALKHAGVGASVELTLDWDADAVVVRAVDDGRGRPVVRPAPSGGHGLVGMRERVGVYDGSLAAGPTLAGGWRVEARLPLPAPAGTEEGSAAA
- a CDS encoding response regulator, translated to MTVRVMIVDDQALVRAGFRMVLDSQPDLAVVGEAIDGADALRVLERVEADVVVMDLRMPTMDGVEATRRICARSTGGRPRVLVLTTFDTEADAFAALRAGASGFLLKNVPPEDLLAAIRVVAEGDSVVAPSITRRLLDRFAGQLGPAPVQDPRLAQLTEREREVLLLVAQGLSNAEIAGRVHVAEATVKTHVGRILAKLQLRDRVQAVVLAYESGLVTPGG
- a CDS encoding ABC transporter ATP-binding protein; translated protein: MSATPTTGVAVAARALHMEYGAGPNRVVALDGVDLDLGAARFTAVMGPSGSGKSTLLHCLAGLDRPSAGTVRIGEADLARLDDRRLTRLRRDRIGFVFQRFNLLPTLTARENIVLPLAIAGRRPDPAWLRQVVAAVGLTDRLDHRPAELSGGQQQRVAVARALVTRPWVVFADEPTGNLDSRSGAEVLRLLREAVDALGQTVVMVTHDPAAAAYADRVVFLADGRLVDDVHAPTTARVREALSRLEPAATPVGR